From a region of the Roseivirga sp. 4D4 genome:
- a CDS encoding S41 family peptidase has product MNRYQIKITFISIAFICMAQHGLSQKMLISQQMQEDFQVFKNSIQDIHPGLYWYGDSSEVADRFNGIEESITTDLSIQSFYGLLQEFYAGINCGHSWMQRPKAWTNQLDSGNYRLPFDLYFEDSVFTIMNDLTADQEVEIGAQILAMNGVSMLEIVNNLKRYTISDGFNQTRRFNFVATNFYHLYQLHYGLADSFELEIYSPNLKQKVTKTFQGLTKAGYESVKIERYGAEPNRWSQPLAQFSISEGIGYLDINTFAKGWLKSRDIKYKKFLKNSFAQMKEQGVKKLILDIRGNGGGDDYLGAMLCQYLINEEFGYFDRMETVTSKFNYKDYSNTKWMNWIGVILKKDKKKPGYFTFNYHRGLRTQKPNDLTFNGELVVLVDGQTFSTAADVASILYENGRGTFVGREVGGGYYGNNSAMQYDITLPNSKITYYIPIVRYYSSVDKPELYGHGVKPDIVVKKTYEDYMSKRDAGLEKAKSLLNN; this is encoded by the coding sequence CAGGATATCCACCCAGGTCTATATTGGTATGGTGACTCTTCAGAAGTGGCTGATCGTTTCAATGGCATTGAGGAATCTATTACCACGGACCTTTCTATCCAATCATTTTATGGGCTTCTACAGGAGTTCTACGCTGGCATAAACTGTGGACACTCTTGGATGCAGAGACCAAAGGCATGGACAAATCAGCTGGACTCGGGAAACTATAGACTTCCCTTTGACCTCTATTTTGAGGATAGTGTTTTTACGATCATGAACGACTTAACAGCCGACCAAGAGGTTGAGATTGGCGCACAGATTCTTGCAATGAATGGTGTCTCAATGCTTGAGATTGTAAATAACCTAAAGCGATATACTATATCTGATGGTTTCAATCAAACGAGAAGATTCAATTTCGTAGCAACCAATTTCTATCACTTGTATCAACTTCATTACGGTTTAGCCGATAGTTTTGAGCTTGAAATCTACTCTCCTAACCTCAAACAAAAAGTGACAAAGACCTTTCAGGGACTTACTAAGGCGGGTTACGAATCAGTCAAAATAGAACGCTACGGTGCTGAACCAAATCGCTGGAGTCAGCCTCTGGCTCAGTTCAGCATATCAGAGGGGATCGGTTATTTAGACATCAACACATTTGCTAAGGGCTGGTTGAAAAGTAGAGACATCAAGTACAAGAAATTTCTGAAAAACTCATTCGCTCAGATGAAAGAGCAAGGAGTAAAGAAGCTCATCCTCGATATACGTGGTAACGGTGGTGGAGACGACTATTTGGGTGCAATGCTCTGTCAGTACCTTATCAATGAGGAGTTCGGATACTTTGATCGCATGGAAACTGTTACTTCCAAATTCAATTATAAAGACTATTCGAACACCAAATGGATGAATTGGATCGGTGTAATACTGAAGAAAGACAAGAAGAAACCTGGCTACTTCACCTTTAATTATCACAGGGGATTAAGAACTCAAAAGCCCAATGACTTAACCTTCAATGGGGAGTTAGTGGTTTTAGTAGATGGTCAGACATTTTCGACTGCGGCAGACGTTGCTTCAATTCTCTATGAGAACGGAAGAGGGACATTTGTAGGCAGAGAAGTTGGCGGTGGCTATTATGGGAATAACAGTGCCATGCAATACGACATTACCTTGCCTAACTCAAAAATCACTTACTACATTCCGATCGTCAGGTATTATTCATCTGTGGATAAGCCAGAGCTCTATGGCCATGGCGTTAAGCCTGACATTGTCGTCAAAAAGACATACGAGGACTATATGAGCAAACGTGACGCAGGCTTAGAAAAAGCGAAGTCCTTATTGAACAATTAG
- a CDS encoding glycoside hydrolase family 16 protein — translation MENAEFYDDFTETTLNAELWIPTYLPQWSSRDKTYPKYQLIDNKLILQITEDQEPWSEEFNGQVKVSNLQTGVYSGPIGSNLGQHRFSEDLVVREYQPKQRTYTPLYGRFEIRCRVPNLGIDNVAALWMIGFEDQPNRSAEICIVEIIGSKQPENGALIGYGLHPFGDPKIKDEFYEDHFELDIKEFHSYACEWTPEHVDFYIDDKFIRRINQSPDYPMQLMLNLYEVPVDGHDSKSNKYPKEFVIDHVKGSKLPSELTF, via the coding sequence ATGGAAAACGCTGAGTTTTATGATGACTTTACCGAAACCACTTTAAATGCGGAGTTGTGGATTCCCACCTATCTACCCCAGTGGTCATCAAGAGACAAGACTTACCCCAAGTATCAACTCATCGATAACAAGCTCATACTGCAAATTACGGAAGATCAAGAGCCTTGGAGTGAAGAGTTTAATGGCCAAGTCAAGGTTTCTAATCTCCAAACAGGAGTTTATTCGGGACCTATTGGAAGTAATTTAGGGCAGCACAGGTTTTCCGAAGACTTGGTAGTAAGAGAATATCAGCCAAAACAACGAACCTATACTCCGCTTTATGGTCGATTTGAAATTAGGTGTAGGGTTCCAAACCTAGGCATTGATAATGTTGCAGCATTATGGATGATTGGTTTTGAGGATCAGCCTAACCGCTCTGCCGAGATTTGTATCGTAGAAATCATAGGAAGTAAGCAACCCGAAAATGGAGCATTAATTGGTTACGGCCTTCACCCCTTTGGTGACCCGAAAATCAAGGATGAGTTTTACGAGGATCACTTTGAACTAGATATCAAAGAATTTCATTCTTATGCTTGTGAATGGACGCCTGAGCATGTTGACTTTTATATTGACGACAAGTTCATTCGAAGGATTAATCAGTCACCCGATTACCCCATGCAACTGATGCTGAATCTTTATGAGGTTCCTGTTGATGGTCACGACTCAAAGAGTAATAAGTACCCCAAGGAATTTGTGATTGATCATGTGAAAGGGTCTAAACTACCCTCCGAACTTACCTTTTAA
- a CDS encoding Tex family protein, translating into MTHHFQTIASELNVSVQQVSATVKLLDDGGTVPFISRYRKEVTGSLDEVAVANIRDRAQQLRDLDKRKEAILKSLKEQEKLTPELEDKVKSAETLARLEDIYLPYKPKRKTKASMAREKGLEPLSKFIMEQIGNDVDSEAVKYLNKEKGVESAEGALQGARDIIAETINENAELRDRMRKLFNRTATIKSRVMSGKEEAAQKYKDYFEWEETLSKAPSHRVLAMRRGEAEMFLMLDILPQEEEAIALMEKQFVKGRNACADQVKLAIKDCYKRLLSPSMETETRMTSKKKADEEAINVFAKNLSELLMAAPLGGKRVLAIDPGFRTGCKVVCLDKQGKLLHFEAIFPNEPQKQTAKSGALISSLVSKFNIEAIAIGNGTASRETEAFVNGIGLPKEVIVVMVNESGASIYSASEIARKEFPNEDVTVRGSVSIGRRLMDPLAELVKLDPKSIGVGQYQHDVDQTALKNSLDDVVMSCVNAVGVEVNTASEQLLTYVSGLGPQLAKNIVEYRDANGPFKDRQAIKNVTRLGDKAYEQAAGFLRIRNASNPLDQSAVHPESYGLVNQMAKDLKCTVADLIKNEALRKQIDLKKYVTDQVGLPTLTDIIEELAKPGRDPREQFEAFSFADDVHSMEDLKTGMKLPGIVTNVTNFGAFVDIGVHQDGLVHISEMSDTFVSNPAEILSVQQQVEVTITGVDIARKRISLSMKSGDKPKPKRKERPKPQRREKQPETDMATKLAALKGKFGG; encoded by the coding sequence ATGACCCACCATTTTCAGACTATCGCTTCGGAACTTAACGTTTCGGTTCAACAGGTAAGCGCTACTGTTAAGCTACTAGATGATGGTGGTACTGTACCTTTTATCTCAAGGTACAGAAAAGAAGTAACTGGGAGTTTAGATGAAGTGGCGGTCGCGAATATTAGAGATAGAGCTCAGCAACTACGAGACCTCGACAAAAGAAAAGAAGCCATTTTAAAGTCTCTCAAAGAGCAGGAAAAGCTCACTCCGGAGCTGGAAGACAAAGTGAAGTCTGCCGAAACTTTGGCTCGGCTGGAGGATATTTATTTACCCTACAAGCCAAAACGCAAGACAAAGGCAAGTATGGCACGGGAAAAGGGGTTGGAGCCTCTCTCAAAGTTTATAATGGAGCAAATAGGGAATGATGTCGATTCGGAAGCTGTCAAATACCTGAATAAGGAAAAGGGTGTAGAGAGTGCTGAAGGCGCGTTGCAAGGAGCACGTGATATTATTGCCGAAACCATCAATGAAAATGCTGAGCTACGCGATAGAATGCGGAAGTTATTCAATCGTACGGCTACCATTAAGTCTAGGGTGATGTCCGGTAAAGAAGAAGCTGCACAGAAGTATAAAGACTACTTCGAATGGGAAGAAACCTTGTCAAAGGCGCCTTCGCACAGAGTGCTAGCCATGAGACGAGGAGAAGCAGAAATGTTTTTGATGCTTGATATCCTACCTCAAGAAGAGGAAGCCATAGCCTTAATGGAAAAGCAGTTTGTAAAGGGTAGAAATGCTTGCGCAGATCAAGTTAAACTAGCGATAAAGGATTGTTATAAGAGACTTTTAAGTCCATCGATGGAGACAGAAACTCGGATGACCTCTAAGAAGAAGGCCGATGAAGAAGCGATTAATGTCTTTGCCAAGAACCTTTCAGAATTGCTCATGGCAGCTCCTTTGGGTGGCAAGAGGGTACTTGCGATTGACCCCGGTTTTAGAACAGGGTGCAAAGTGGTTTGCCTTGATAAGCAAGGTAAACTCCTTCACTTTGAAGCAATTTTTCCGAACGAACCACAGAAGCAAACTGCAAAATCTGGAGCACTCATCTCTAGCTTAGTGAGCAAGTTTAATATTGAAGCTATCGCTATCGGTAATGGTACAGCGAGCCGCGAGACTGAGGCTTTTGTAAACGGAATTGGTTTACCTAAGGAGGTTATTGTGGTTATGGTTAATGAGAGTGGTGCTTCCATCTATTCAGCTTCTGAAATTGCCAGAAAGGAGTTTCCAAATGAAGACGTGACGGTAAGGGGATCGGTTTCTATTGGTCGAAGACTAATGGATCCATTGGCAGAACTCGTTAAACTTGATCCTAAATCAATTGGTGTGGGGCAGTATCAGCATGATGTAGACCAGACAGCCTTGAAAAACTCCCTGGATGATGTGGTGATGAGTTGTGTGAATGCAGTGGGTGTGGAGGTGAATACCGCTTCAGAGCAGTTGCTCACCTACGTTTCGGGCCTTGGGCCTCAACTGGCTAAGAACATTGTTGAGTATCGTGATGCGAACGGTCCTTTTAAGGATAGGCAGGCGATCAAGAACGTCACACGCCTTGGCGACAAGGCCTATGAGCAAGCCGCTGGTTTCTTAAGAATCAGAAATGCTTCAAATCCACTTGACCAAAGTGCGGTTCATCCTGAGTCTTATGGATTGGTAAATCAAATGGCAAAAGACTTAAAGTGTACGGTTGCCGATCTCATCAAGAACGAAGCGCTACGCAAACAGATCGATTTAAAGAAGTATGTGACTGATCAGGTAGGATTACCAACGCTCACAGATATCATTGAAGAATTAGCCAAACCCGGGAGAGATCCTAGGGAGCAATTCGAAGCCTTTAGCTTTGCTGATGACGTCCACAGTATGGAAGACCTCAAAACAGGAATGAAACTACCAGGCATCGTTACAAACGTCACGAATTTCGGTGCCTTTGTAGACATTGGTGTGCATCAAGATGGTTTGGTACACATTTCCGAGATGTCAGACACTTTTGTGAGCAACCCTGCAGAAATCCTATCTGTGCAGCAACAAGTAGAAGTAACCATCACAGGGGTGGATATAGCGAGGAAACGAATCTCTTTATCGATGAAGTCAGGTGATAAGCCTAAACCAAAAAGGAAAGAAAGACCAAAACCTCAACGTAGAGAAAAACAGCCAGAAACGGACATGGCCACTAAGTTGGCCGCTTTAAAAGGTAAGTTCGGAGGGTAG
- a CDS encoding pyridoxamine 5'-phosphate oxidase family protein yields MAKFYDHLEPQLIEFIEDQKMFFTGTAAQEGRVNVSPKGTDSLRVLSPSRIAWLNLTGSGNETAAHLKLVNRITLMFCAFEGKPLILRVYGSAKTIHRQDAEWNEYMNKFNENPGARNIFVVEIESVQTSCGFAVPYMDYKEDRQILNDWAAKKSEDELRDYWALKNVGSIDGFPTGIFD; encoded by the coding sequence ATGGCCAAATTTTACGATCACCTTGAACCTCAATTAATTGAGTTTATCGAAGACCAAAAGATGTTCTTTACCGGAACGGCAGCACAAGAAGGAAGGGTGAATGTTTCGCCCAAAGGGACAGATTCTCTTCGTGTGCTATCTCCTAGCAGGATTGCCTGGCTTAACCTCACGGGCAGTGGTAATGAGACAGCGGCTCACCTTAAGCTGGTTAATCGAATCACACTGATGTTCTGTGCTTTTGAAGGTAAGCCATTAATCTTGAGAGTTTATGGTTCTGCTAAAACGATACACCGTCAGGATGCTGAATGGAATGAGTATATGAATAAGTTTAATGAGAACCCTGGAGCCAGAAACATCTTTGTTGTTGAAATAGAATCTGTACAGACTTCTTGTGGTTTTGCCGTTCCCTATATGGACTACAAAGAGGATCGACAAATCTTAAACGATTGGGCTGCAAAGAAATCAGAAGATGAGCTGAGAGACTATTGGGCCTTAAAGAACGTTGGAAGTATTGATGGCTTTCCCACTGGTATTTTCGATTAG
- a CDS encoding M16 family metallopeptidase, with protein sequence MKRFRLISAITLSISLTIWSCQSAGTNDQPEFKVDYEKFTLDNGLEVILHVDKSDPVVAVALTAHVGSAREIEGRTGFAHLFEHLLFLESENLGKGGLDKMSARIGGSGANGSTSRDRTNYFQTVPKDALEKMIWAEADKLGWFINTVTDPVLAKEKQVVKNEKRQGVDNRPYGHTSYIIDKQLYPNDHPYNWQVIGSLEDLQAATLDDVKQFFRRWYVPNNTTLVVAGDFEADQAKAWVKKYFDEIPRGEEITALEKRPGRVDETVKLYHEDNFARLPELTMVWPTVELYHPDSYALTVLGQYLSRGKQAPFYQVLVEDKKLSSGARMGNRTSELAGQFQLSVRAFSDKNLDDVSDAVQEAFAKFENEGIPQKDLDRIKAGQETGFYNSLSSVLGKGFQLAQYNIFANDPGFVKQDIQNIMNVTVEDVMNVYNKYIKGKNFIATSMVPKGRTAQALSGSVKADVVEEKIVQGAEETFDATIQAEYERTPSTFDRTQEPPYGQTPEVVIPEVWKAELGNGMKVLGIENDEVPLVQFDISIEGGLLLDDINKVGVANLTANLMTQGTKSKSPKELEEAIAQLGASINIFAGTERISITGNTLKRNYQKTMDLVEEMLLEPRWDEQEFTLRKQSVISSIKQQEANPNAIATNAYNILIYGKDNVRSKNILGSESSVSEISVDDLKAFYEKNISPSIATMHIVGDISQEEVMNSLSDLESKWTAKAVEIPVYKTPDSPDKSKVFFYDVPNAKQSVLRIGYPALAATDDNYYPATVMNYILGGGGFASRLTQQLREGKGYTYGIRSRFSGTNEAGAFTISSGVRSNVTLESSQLVKEILTDYAQDFTEKDLETTQSFLIKSNARAFETAGSKLGMLQNISRYGWDDDYVKDREAIVRDMTVEKIQNLSGQYLDPDKMFWLVVGDAKTQMKRLEQLGYGKPVLINEMVSPENK encoded by the coding sequence ATGAAAAGGTTCAGACTCATATCAGCAATTACGCTTTCTATTTCTTTGACTATTTGGTCATGTCAATCGGCAGGGACAAACGATCAACCGGAATTCAAGGTTGATTACGAAAAATTCACCCTTGACAATGGGCTCGAGGTAATCCTCCATGTTGATAAGTCCGATCCTGTAGTAGCTGTAGCACTTACAGCTCACGTGGGTTCTGCAAGAGAAATTGAAGGAAGAACGGGTTTTGCTCACCTCTTTGAACACTTGCTCTTTCTAGAATCCGAAAACCTTGGTAAAGGTGGACTTGATAAAATGAGTGCAAGGATTGGAGGTTCTGGTGCCAATGGTTCTACCAGTAGAGACCGTACTAACTACTTCCAAACTGTACCGAAAGATGCATTAGAAAAAATGATCTGGGCAGAAGCTGATAAGCTGGGCTGGTTTATCAATACAGTAACCGATCCTGTACTTGCCAAAGAAAAGCAAGTGGTGAAAAATGAAAAGCGTCAGGGCGTAGATAACAGACCTTATGGTCACACCTCATATATCATTGACAAACAGCTCTACCCCAACGACCACCCTTATAACTGGCAAGTTATCGGCTCACTGGAAGATCTTCAGGCAGCCACTTTAGATGATGTAAAACAATTTTTCAGAAGGTGGTATGTCCCTAATAACACCACATTAGTTGTTGCCGGAGATTTTGAGGCTGATCAAGCCAAGGCATGGGTTAAGAAGTACTTTGACGAGATTCCCAGAGGTGAAGAAATTACAGCCCTCGAGAAGAGGCCTGGAAGAGTTGATGAGACTGTAAAGCTTTATCATGAAGATAATTTCGCCAGACTGCCCGAGCTGACCATGGTTTGGCCTACTGTGGAACTCTATCACCCAGATTCTTATGCGCTAACAGTTTTAGGGCAATACCTGTCCAGAGGTAAACAGGCACCATTTTATCAAGTATTGGTTGAAGACAAGAAATTAAGTTCTGGTGCAAGAATGGGCAATAGAACCTCAGAGTTAGCTGGGCAATTCCAGTTATCAGTAAGGGCATTCTCTGATAAGAATCTAGATGATGTTTCAGACGCAGTTCAAGAGGCATTTGCAAAGTTTGAGAATGAAGGGATTCCTCAAAAAGACTTAGACCGTATAAAAGCTGGGCAGGAAACGGGCTTCTACAATAGCCTGAGTAGTGTATTAGGAAAAGGATTTCAACTCGCTCAATACAATATTTTTGCCAATGACCCGGGGTTTGTGAAACAAGATATTCAGAACATCATGAACGTGACAGTAGAAGATGTAATGAATGTCTACAACAAATATATCAAAGGGAAAAACTTCATTGCCACCAGTATGGTACCTAAGGGCAGAACTGCCCAGGCGCTCAGTGGATCCGTTAAAGCGGATGTTGTCGAAGAAAAGATAGTTCAAGGTGCTGAAGAAACTTTCGATGCAACCATTCAGGCCGAATACGAGCGTACACCGTCTACTTTTGACAGAACGCAAGAGCCTCCTTATGGTCAAACACCTGAGGTCGTGATTCCAGAAGTGTGGAAAGCTGAATTGGGCAATGGTATGAAGGTCCTTGGAATAGAAAATGATGAAGTCCCTCTGGTGCAATTCGATATCTCAATTGAAGGAGGGCTATTGCTAGATGATATTAATAAAGTTGGCGTAGCCAATCTTACAGCCAACCTGATGACGCAAGGCACAAAATCTAAATCGCCTAAAGAACTGGAAGAGGCAATTGCTCAATTGGGAGCTTCAATCAATATTTTTGCTGGAACGGAGCGTATTTCTATTACAGGAAACACGCTCAAGCGTAACTACCAGAAGACTATGGATCTGGTAGAAGAGATGCTATTAGAACCTCGTTGGGACGAACAAGAATTCACATTGAGAAAGCAAAGTGTAATCAGCTCAATAAAACAGCAAGAGGCTAACCCAAATGCCATTGCAACAAACGCCTATAACATTCTCATTTATGGTAAGGATAATGTTAGATCCAAGAACATTCTTGGCTCAGAATCTTCAGTGAGTGAGATCAGTGTTGACGACCTAAAGGCCTTTTACGAAAAGAACATCTCCCCTTCTATTGCGACAATGCATATTGTTGGGGATATCAGCCAAGAAGAAGTAATGAACTCTCTTAGCGACTTAGAAAGTAAGTGGACAGCTAAGGCTGTTGAGATTCCAGTATACAAAACGCCAGACAGCCCTGATAAGTCAAAAGTGTTCTTCTACGATGTTCCGAATGCCAAGCAGTCTGTATTGCGCATAGGCTACCCGGCATTGGCTGCAACGGATGACAATTACTATCCAGCAACAGTCATGAATTACATCTTAGGCGGTGGTGGTTTCGCTTCTCGATTAACACAGCAGCTGAGAGAAGGTAAGGGCTATACCTACGGTATTAGATCAAGGTTCTCTGGTACAAATGAAGCAGGAGCATTCACCATATCTAGTGGTGTAAGATCGAATGTAACGTTAGAGTCCAGCCAATTGGTAAAAGAAATACTAACTGATTATGCTCAGGACTTTACTGAAAAAGACCTTGAAACAACTCAAAGCTTCCTGATTAAAAGTAATGCCAGAGCGTTCGAAACTGCTGGTTCTAAACTGGGCATGCTCCAGAACATTAGCCGTTACGGATGGGATGATGACTACGTAAAGGATCGTGAAGCCATTGTGCGAGACATGACGGTTGAAAAGATTCAAAACCTTTCTGGCCAGTACTTAGACCCAGATAAAATGTTCTGGTTAGTGGTGGGCGATGCCAAAACCCAAATGAAACGCCTGGAGCAATTAGGTTATGGTAAGCCAGTACTCATTAATGAAATGGTATCACCAGAAAACAAATAA
- a CDS encoding S41 family peptidase produces the protein MLLKNAVISALLTLISLTTHAQKISKAEALADLNQLESSFRTYHSGLTRYTPMDSIKYYFDKVRSEMGDMEEAEFFGKVTYLLNKVRCGHTRSSMPQSVNQSFKASRKFMPISVKFLGDHLFVSDMVGSTGLEKGDQILNINGLNMAQIKKRIFEHHSSDGYINTSKHRLTERYFRYYYQLYIDPDAEVYNMNVNRGEQTMRVSVEGKDWDNISALDTPLPEQAVLTLSHGKEYSYMRIGTFVNYYMRQEDLDYETFLESSFQDLKEREVKDLVLDLRGNGGGDDNYGALLVSYFAKKNFRYFDRIEVTDDYEGYGNVAKRNGMNLMTSHKGLSTWEPQENRFEGNVYVLTDGWSFSTCADVATVLHHNQWATFIGEETGGGYDGNTSGNSRTLSLSNSGIRVNLPMWKYTTANLGHDYPGRGVIPDYPVVQTLNEFLSGKDAVLNKAIDLIEHR, from the coding sequence ATGCTTTTGAAAAACGCAGTGATCTCTGCACTTCTCACCTTAATAAGTCTTACAACGCATGCTCAAAAAATATCTAAGGCAGAGGCTTTGGCTGACCTAAATCAACTAGAAAGCTCATTTAGAACATACCATTCAGGTCTTACACGGTATACGCCTATGGACTCTATCAAGTATTACTTTGATAAGGTCAGAAGCGAAATGGGTGATATGGAGGAAGCAGAGTTCTTCGGTAAGGTGACTTATTTGTTGAATAAGGTGCGTTGCGGACACACGCGATCGTCTATGCCACAAAGTGTGAATCAGAGCTTTAAAGCTTCACGTAAGTTCATGCCTATATCAGTTAAGTTCTTGGGTGATCATTTGTTCGTCAGCGATATGGTTGGGTCAACCGGCCTAGAAAAAGGAGATCAAATATTGAACATCAACGGTCTCAATATGGCCCAGATCAAAAAAAGAATTTTCGAACACCACTCCTCAGATGGCTATATAAATACGAGTAAGCATCGTTTGACGGAAAGGTATTTCCGATACTACTATCAGCTGTATATAGATCCAGATGCTGAAGTATATAATATGAATGTTAACAGAGGTGAGCAAACGATGAGAGTCAGTGTGGAAGGAAAAGATTGGGATAATATATCCGCATTGGATACTCCGCTTCCAGAGCAGGCAGTGCTAACACTAAGCCACGGTAAGGAATATAGTTACATGCGGATAGGCACTTTTGTGAACTATTATATGAGACAGGAAGACCTGGATTATGAGACGTTCCTAGAATCGAGTTTCCAAGATTTAAAGGAAAGGGAGGTGAAAGATTTGGTTCTAGACCTGCGAGGAAATGGTGGTGGAGATGATAATTATGGGGCCTTGCTCGTATCCTACTTTGCAAAGAAGAACTTTCGGTATTTTGATAGAATAGAAGTTACCGATGACTATGAGGGTTATGGTAATGTTGCTAAGCGGAATGGAATGAACCTAATGACCTCACACAAAGGGTTATCGACTTGGGAACCACAAGAAAATCGATTCGAAGGAAATGTATATGTGTTGACAGATGGTTGGAGTTTTTCTACCTGTGCTGATGTGGCTACAGTTTTGCACCATAACCAATGGGCTACGTTTATAGGTGAAGAGACAGGCGGAGGTTATGATGGTAATACCAGTGGAAATTCCAGAACTTTGTCTCTTTCTAACTCAGGCATTAGAGTAAACCTGCCGATGTGGAAGTATACCACGGCTAATTTAGGACATGATTATCCAGGTCGAGGAGTTATTCCTGACTATCCTGTCGTACAAACCTTAAATGAGTTCCTATCTGGAAAAGATGCGGTGCTCAACAAGGCCATTGACCTAATTGAGCACCGGTAA
- the nqrE gene encoding NADH:ubiquinone reductase (Na(+)-transporting) subunit E: MDLLNLGIKSIFIENMVFSYFLGMCSFLAVSKKVSTAFGLGLAVVFVLGITVPMNWLLNEYVLNEGALSWLGSSFAEIDLSFLRFIMFIAIIAAMVQLVEMTIEKFSPSLYGSLGIFLPLIAVNCAILGSSLFMAQRDYTIGEATVFGFGSGTGFFLAIIALAAIREKLRYSNVPDGLKGLGITMFITGLMGIAFMSFMGISI, encoded by the coding sequence ATGGATTTATTGAATTTAGGTATTAAATCAATTTTTATAGAGAACATGGTGTTTTCCTATTTCTTAGGAATGTGTTCTTTTCTTGCTGTATCTAAGAAGGTTTCAACAGCCTTTGGTCTTGGACTTGCAGTTGTGTTCGTTTTAGGTATCACCGTTCCTATGAACTGGTTATTGAACGAATATGTACTGAATGAAGGCGCACTATCTTGGTTAGGTTCAAGCTTTGCTGAGATTGATCTGTCTTTCTTAAGGTTCATCATGTTCATTGCGATTATCGCTGCAATGGTACAGTTGGTAGAGATGACCATTGAGAAATTCTCTCCATCACTTTACGGATCACTTGGTATTTTCTTGCCACTGATCGCTGTAAACTGTGCTATTCTTGGATCTTCACTTTTCATGGCGCAAAGAGACTATACAATCGGTGAGGCTACTGTTTTCGGATTTGGTTCTGGAACTGGTTTCTTCTTGGCGATTATTGCACTTGCTGCGATTAGAGAAAAGTTGAGATACTCAAACGTGCCTGACGGATTGAAGGGCTTAGGTATTACAATGTTCATTACCGGATTAATGGGTATCGCATTTATGAGCTTTATGGGAATTTCTATCTAA
- a CDS encoding NADH:ubiquinone reductase (Na(+)-transporting) subunit D, translating into MSTETIEAPVAKESEALLSKRRKKFITDPLNDDNPITVQVLGICSALAVTTQMKPTMVMALSVIFVMIFSNLIISLLRNAIPGRVRIIVQLAIVATLVTLVNEVLKAYAFDIYKQLSVFIGLIITNCIVMGRLEAFALGNKPYDSVLDGLGSGLGYSWIILAVAFFRELWGSGKVFGYDLMGAIGFESFAANGLMVSPVGAFVVLGFIIWVQRSKTGYVEH; encoded by the coding sequence ATGAGTACTGAAACTATAGAAGCTCCTGTAGCCAAAGAATCAGAAGCTTTACTATCGAAAAGAAGGAAGAAGTTTATTACTGATCCTTTGAATGATGACAACCCAATTACGGTTCAGGTTTTGGGTATATGTTCAGCACTGGCGGTAACAACGCAAATGAAGCCTACAATGGTTATGGCATTGTCTGTAATCTTTGTAATGATTTTCTCTAACCTGATTATTTCACTTTTAAGAAATGCTATCCCAGGCCGAGTTAGGATTATCGTTCAATTAGCGATTGTTGCTACGTTGGTAACACTTGTTAATGAAGTTTTGAAGGCTTATGCTTTTGACATCTATAAGCAGTTATCTGTTTTCATTGGATTGATTATTACTAACTGTATCGTAATGGGTAGACTTGAAGCTTTTGCCTTGGGTAATAAGCCTTACGACTCGGTACTTGATGGACTAGGCTCAGGTCTGGGTTACTCTTGGATTATCCTGGCTGTAGCTTTCTTCAGAGAACTTTGGGGTTCAGGAAAAGTATTTGGTTATGACCTGATGGGGGCAATTGGTTTTGAAAGCTTTGCTGCAAATGGTTTAATGGTTTCTCCAGTAGGAGCATTTGTTGTTCTCGGATTTATCATCTGGGTGCAGAGGTCTAAAACAGGATACGTAGAACATTAA